A region from the Cannabis sativa cultivar Pink pepper isolate KNU-18-1 chromosome 9, ASM2916894v1, whole genome shotgun sequence genome encodes:
- the LOC133030762 gene encoding uncharacterized protein LOC133030762 translates to MGKKSLANKSKGKRPINEDFDSDFEAPMPKRVRPHSSKKTKLNLEEHTVPEISGKKTIAHAEDRTQVWDCKFSPSDFYRSKCVCTSVYSVIDNIKNTLSVNLLSLFRQTQFGHFLDMPEFVFHPQVVHSLLLREVLQPNPKEFWAKVAGRCIRFSAEEFYLISGLDCFGDCNKLLFSQETNQLVETCFRGVKTIDHKAIEDAFLGSRWGLDESIGLKMAVLYFIQCFLLSNTPDKEVSRFVLDVVDSGRWDEYCWGRESFELTIDSFKGRIEHGIIMKNRKAEKGGQYDGWYRALGCPWVFTVWFYECCPAMVDSFCKRVSSSIPRILNWSNTIVTKNPTLRDLKGKIFDLPLEKLKIKNMRPTDEERQQLQLDGLFLDESIDDRGVAKQSFEGGSSSKKSDSADIDWMKSKLEMLISNQSSLAEDFISLRCFVDFNFKSVMTVIKDIQEKVNAIHRRPSDEVFILILLFRFFYIFFKVSLLFYLSFIYVG, encoded by the exons ATGGGCAAGAAATCGTTGGCCAACAAATCCAAGGGTAAACGCCCAATCAATGAAGAttttgattctgattttgaagCTCCAATGCCCAAGCGTGTGAGACCCCATtcttcgaagaaaacgaagctcaACTTGGAGGAGCACACGGTTCCAGAAATTTCTGGGAAAAAAACTATTGCACATGCTGAAGATCGGACTCAG GTTTGGGACTGTAAATTTAGTCCTTCTGATTTTTACAGATCTAAGTGTGTATGCACCAGTGTTTATTCCGTGATAGATAATATTAAGAACACTTTATCTGTTAATTTGCTTTCTTTGTTTCGTCAAACTCAGTTTGGGCATTTTCTGGATATGCCTGAGTTTGTTTTTCATCCGCAAGTCGTACATAGTTTATTACTAAGGGAAGTTTTACAGCCCAATCCTAAAGAGTTTTGGGCTAAGGTTGCTGGCCGTTGCATACGGTTTAGTGCCGAAGAATTTTACCTGATTTCTGGTTTAGATTGTTTCGGTGATtgcaacaagttgttgttttcacaggaaacaaatcaattggtagaaacatgtttccgtggtgtaaaaactattgaccacaaagccatcgaggatgcttttttgggtagtcggtggggtttggatgagtctattggtttgaaaatggctgttttgtatttcattcagtgttttcttcttagcaatACTCCTGACAAAGAAGTGTCTAGGTTTGTTCTAGATGTAGTTGATAGCGGTCGGTGGGAtgagtattgttggggtagggaATCATTTGAATTGACAATTGACTCATTCAAAGGTAGGATTGAGCATGGGatcattatgaaaaatagaaaggCAGAGAAGGGAGGGCAATATGATGGCTGGTATAGGGCATTGGGATGTCCTTGGGTTTTCACGGTTTGGTTTTATGAATGCTGTCCTGCAATGGTGGACTCTTTCTGTAAGAGAGTTTCATCTTCTATTCCCAGGATTCTGAACTGGAGCAACACCAtcgtcaccaaaaatccaacccTTCGAGACTTGAAGGGCAAGATTTTTGATTTACCTTTGGAGAAG TTGAAGATAAAAAACATGCGTCCTACTGATGAAGAGAGGCAGCAGCTTCAACTTGACGGTTTATTTCTCGATGAATCTATTGATGACCGTGGTGTAGCGAAGCAATCCTTCGAGGGTGGGTCATCTTCAAAGAAGTCTGATTCAGCAGATATTGATTGGATGAAATCTAAGCTGGAGATGCTCATTTCGAATCAATCATCATTGGCCGAGGACTTCATTTCAttgaggtgttttgttgattttaatttcaaatccgtaatgactgtaattaaggatatccaggagaaggttaatgccattcatcgtcgtccttctgatgaggtatttattcttattttattgtttaggtttttttatattttttttaaagtttctttactgttttatttaagtttcatttatgttggttga
- the LOC133030763 gene encoding uncharacterized protein LOC133030763, protein MELMSSGSQSAGDDRDFKMVTYVKGLYALNDAFADPVSTEIEAKFDAWIGEGLLKHPRHYNCYEDGAKKFTPGFRLGVDYVEDKTWFYHLATCDMFMNDSHMNTIFYYLRKKGKYSSAVTLNFATTDCLFDDSIQALYHKYNKAKSMKTKMSHIHAAHPIAHYIRGMRIPCSKPWYEADHVLFIINLRRESHWVFGRLDLNEGTLFLYNSLRTAKMNAAARNAMKAYSVLLPLFFDLLGFWKNRAQAPASVSDPTAPFRIVELSGLASRRRSECFF, encoded by the exons ATGGAGCTTATGTCCTCAGGTTCTCAATCAGCTGGGGATGATAGGGATTTCAAAATGGTGACTTATGTGAAGGGCCTTTATGCTCTTAATGATGCTTTTGCTGATCCCGTATCTACCGAGATTGAGGCAAAATTTGACGCTTGGATTGGTGAAGGATTGCTTAAACATCCTAG gcattataattgttatgaagacggcgcaaagaaatttaccccgggttttaggctaggtgttgattatgttgaggataaaacttggttttatcatttggccacatgcgacatgtttatgaacgactcg catatgaacaccatattctattaccttcggaaaaaaggtaaatattCTTCCGCTGTGACGTTGAATTTCGCAACTACTGATTGTCTGTTTGATGATTCCATCCAAGCATTGTACCACAAATATAACAAGGCCAAGTCAATGAAGACTAAGATGTCACACATTCACGCTGCCCACCCAATAGCGCATTACATCCGAGGTATGCGCATTCCCTGTTCCAAGCCTTGGTATGAAGCCGATCATGTGCTATTCATCATCAATTTAAGAAGGGAAAGTCATTGGGTTTTTGGGCGTCTTGACTTGAACGAAGGGACGTTGTTTCTGTACAATTCTTTGAGGACCGCGAAGATGAATGCCGCAGCTAGGAATGCGATGAAGGCTTATTCCGTGTTGCTGCCTTTGTTTTTCGATTTACTTGGGTTCTGGAAGAATAGAGCACAAGCTCCTGCCTCAGTTTCTGACCCTACAGCTCCATTCAGAATCGTGGAGCTTAGTGGTCTTGCGTCTCGACGAAGAAGTGagtgtttcttttaa